Proteins from one Ananas comosus cultivar F153 linkage group 5, ASM154086v1, whole genome shotgun sequence genomic window:
- the LOC109710290 gene encoding uncharacterized protein LOC109710290, with translation MASLLQRLLKKHPPPLPPLQILSSLNKLHPPFTNPNHSHPPLQPTDSIPNPPLLPPPNPSPQSLHIYPTFPHFVDLPTISISRCVGSDVEDGGDCDDRGGDRTVWADSVKKKRKRKMNKHKLKKLRKRLRRKT, from the coding sequence ATGGCTTCTCTTCTCCAACGGCTCCTGAAGAAGCACCCTCCACCTCTTCCCCCACTCCAAATCCTCTCCTCCCTCAACAAACTCCATCCCCCATTCACAAACCCTAATCACTCCCACCCTCCTCTCCAACCCACCGACTCAATCCCTAACCCTCCCCTCCTACCTCCTCCAAACCCCTCTCCTCAATCCCTCCACATATATCCAACTTTTCCCCACTTCGTAGATCTACCAACGATTTCGATTTCCCGGTGCGTCGGATCGGACGTCGAGGACGGCGGTGATTGCGACGATCGCGGCGGCGATCGGACGGTGTGGGCCGACAGcgtgaagaagaagaggaagaggaagatgaacaAGCATAAGCTCAAGAAGCTGCGGAAGCGCCTCCGCCGCAAGACCTAG
- the LOC109709822 gene encoding FKBP12-interacting protein of 37 kDa, whose amino-acid sequence MASPHLDDEDDFGGDYPGSHNGSKRSGEKRSFGDLDEEDDDVFGSKKGKTKAEESVPGVATGMILSLRESLQTCKDSLATCQAELETARSENQKWHSAFENGPVTPAGSMPEPGLVVTYIQNLKSSEESLKEQLEKAKKREAAFIVTFAKREQEIADLKSAVRDLKTQLRPPSMQTRRLLLDPAIHEEFMRLKNLVEEKEKKIKELQDNVAAVNFTASSKLGKMLMAKCRTLQEENEEIGAMASEGKIHELGMKIAVLKSQNAELRNQFDALYKHMEGLTNDVERSNELAYIMREKLEAKDYELQKLREMLSQKQEVPEENDESADDKTADYETVLVKSEE is encoded by the exons ATGGCCTCTCCCCATCTCGACGAC GAAGATGACTTCGGTGGCGATTACCCGGGAAGCCACAACGGTAGCAAACGCTCag GTGAGAAAAGATCTTTTGGGGATCTggacgaggaggacgacgatgTATTCGGCAGCAAGAAG GGAAAGACAAAGGCTGAAGAAAGTGTGCCTGGCGTGGCCACAGGAATGATTTTGTCGCTACGTGAAAG TCTGCAGACTTGTAAAGATAGCCTGGCAACCTGTCAG GCAGAGCTAGAAACTGCAAGATCAGAAAATCAGAAGTGGCATTCTGCATTTGAGAACGGCCCAGTTACACCTGCAGGCTCGATGCCAG AACCAGGGTTGGTGGTAACATATATCCAGAACTTGAAGTCATCTGAAGAGTCATTAAAGGAGCAG CTTGAGAAAGCAAAGAAGCGGGAGGCTGCATTCATAGTAACGTTTGCGAAACGCGAACAGGAAATTGCTGACTTGAAG TCTGCAGTTCGAGATTTGAAGACACAATTGAGGCCACCATCAATGCAG ACAAGGAGATTATTGCTTGACCCAGCAATACATGAGGAGTTCATGCGATTAAAG AACTTGgtcgaagaaaaagaaaagaaaataaaggaaCTGCAAGACAATGTTGCTGCCGTCAACTTTACTGCATCAAGCAAGCTGGGAAAAATGCTGATGGCGAAGTGCAGAACTTTGCAGGAGGAAAATGAGGAGATTGGAGCAATGGCTTCTGAAGGAAAA ATCCATGAATTGGGAATGAAAATTGCAGTGCTGAAATCCCAGAACGCGGAGCTTAGAAATCAGTTCGATG CTCTCTATAAGCATATGGAAGGGCTAACAAATGATGTGGAGAGATCAAATGAACTG GCATATATTATGCGAGAAAAGCTAGAAGCAAAGGACTATGAACTGCAAAAGTTGAGGGAAATGCTTTCCCAGAAACAAGAAGTACCTGAAGAAAACGATGAATCTGCTGATGACAAGACAGCGGATTATGAAACTGTTCTTGTAAAATCTGAGGAATGA
- the LOC109709823 gene encoding protein-L-isoaspartate O-methyltransferase 1 isoform X1, protein MEVLRLILNCGCFRHFWGSRSIEKNKALVEELQRNGIIRSKRVAEVMEAIDRGIFVTAGAPAYLDSPMSIGYNATISAPHMHATCLELLKEHLQHGMRALDVGSGTGYLTACFAMMVGPQGRVVGIEHIPELVSSSIENIKRSAAASSIKDGFLTVHVADGRLGWPELAPYDAIHVGAAAPQIPQSLIDQLKPGGRLVIPVGTLNQDLKVVDKNLDGSISVRTETSVRYVPLTSRDAQLRNN, encoded by the exons ATGGAGGTACTTCGCTTGATCCTTAACTGCGGTTGCTTCCGC CACTTTTGGGGTAGCAGATCAATTGAGAAGAACAAAGCATTGGTGGAAGAGCTGCAGAGAAATGGAATCATTCGGTCAAAGAGAGTTGCAGAAGTGATGGAAGCAATTGATAGGGGAATATTTGTAACAGCTGGCGCACCAGCTTATCTTGATAGCCCGATGTCTATTGGTTATAATGCGACTATATCTGCACCTCATATGCATGCGACATGTCTGGAATTGCTGAAGGAGCATCTGCAACATGGCATGCGGGCCTTGGATGTTGGTTCAG GCACTGGATACTTAACAGCATGCTTTGCAATGATGGTTGGACCACAAGGCCGTGTAGTGGGAATTGAACATATTCCTGAATTAGTTTCTTCTTCCATTGAAAATATCAAGAGAAGTGCAGCAGCATCATCAATAAAGGATGGTTTCCTCACTGTGCATGTTGCAG ATGGGAGGTTGGGCTGGCCAGAGCTGGCACCATATGATGCTATTCATGTCGGCGCCGCTGCGCCACAGATTCCACAGTCGTTGATAGATCAGTTGAAGCCTGGTGGCAGACTGGTAATTCCTGTTGGAACCCTAAACCAGGACTTGAAGGTGGTCGACAAGAATCTGGATGGCTCTATCAGCGTTCGAACTGAAACATCTGTGCGCTATGTGCCACTAACTAGTAGAGATGCCCAGTTGAGAAACAACTGA
- the LOC109709823 gene encoding protein-L-isoaspartate O-methyltransferase 1 isoform X2, producing MEHFWGSRSIEKNKALVEELQRNGIIRSKRVAEVMEAIDRGIFVTAGAPAYLDSPMSIGYNATISAPHMHATCLELLKEHLQHGMRALDVGSGTGYLTACFAMMVGPQGRVVGIEHIPELVSSSIENIKRSAAASSIKDGFLTVHVADGRLGWPELAPYDAIHVGAAAPQIPQSLIDQLKPGGRLVIPVGTLNQDLKVVDKNLDGSISVRTETSVRYVPLTSRDAQLRNN from the exons ATGGAG CACTTTTGGGGTAGCAGATCAATTGAGAAGAACAAAGCATTGGTGGAAGAGCTGCAGAGAAATGGAATCATTCGGTCAAAGAGAGTTGCAGAAGTGATGGAAGCAATTGATAGGGGAATATTTGTAACAGCTGGCGCACCAGCTTATCTTGATAGCCCGATGTCTATTGGTTATAATGCGACTATATCTGCACCTCATATGCATGCGACATGTCTGGAATTGCTGAAGGAGCATCTGCAACATGGCATGCGGGCCTTGGATGTTGGTTCAG GCACTGGATACTTAACAGCATGCTTTGCAATGATGGTTGGACCACAAGGCCGTGTAGTGGGAATTGAACATATTCCTGAATTAGTTTCTTCTTCCATTGAAAATATCAAGAGAAGTGCAGCAGCATCATCAATAAAGGATGGTTTCCTCACTGTGCATGTTGCAG ATGGGAGGTTGGGCTGGCCAGAGCTGGCACCATATGATGCTATTCATGTCGGCGCCGCTGCGCCACAGATTCCACAGTCGTTGATAGATCAGTTGAAGCCTGGTGGCAGACTGGTAATTCCTGTTGGAACCCTAAACCAGGACTTGAAGGTGGTCGACAAGAATCTGGATGGCTCTATCAGCGTTCGAACTGAAACATCTGTGCGCTATGTGCCACTAACTAGTAGAGATGCCCAGTTGAGAAACAACTGA
- the LOC109709823 gene encoding protein-L-isoaspartate O-methyltransferase 1 isoform X3 encodes MEAIDRGIFVTAGAPAYLDSPMSIGYNATISAPHMHATCLELLKEHLQHGMRALDVGSGTGYLTACFAMMVGPQGRVVGIEHIPELVSSSIENIKRSAAASSIKDGFLTVHVADGRLGWPELAPYDAIHVGAAAPQIPQSLIDQLKPGGRLVIPVGTLNQDLKVVDKNLDGSISVRTETSVRYVPLTSRDAQLRNN; translated from the exons ATGGAAGCAATTGATAGGGGAATATTTGTAACAGCTGGCGCACCAGCTTATCTTGATAGCCCGATGTCTATTGGTTATAATGCGACTATATCTGCACCTCATATGCATGCGACATGTCTGGAATTGCTGAAGGAGCATCTGCAACATGGCATGCGGGCCTTGGATGTTGGTTCAG GCACTGGATACTTAACAGCATGCTTTGCAATGATGGTTGGACCACAAGGCCGTGTAGTGGGAATTGAACATATTCCTGAATTAGTTTCTTCTTCCATTGAAAATATCAAGAGAAGTGCAGCAGCATCATCAATAAAGGATGGTTTCCTCACTGTGCATGTTGCAG ATGGGAGGTTGGGCTGGCCAGAGCTGGCACCATATGATGCTATTCATGTCGGCGCCGCTGCGCCACAGATTCCACAGTCGTTGATAGATCAGTTGAAGCCTGGTGGCAGACTGGTAATTCCTGTTGGAACCCTAAACCAGGACTTGAAGGTGGTCGACAAGAATCTGGATGGCTCTATCAGCGTTCGAACTGAAACATCTGTGCGCTATGTGCCACTAACTAGTAGAGATGCCCAGTTGAGAAACAACTGA
- the LOC109710291 gene encoding subtilisin-like protease SBT1.2 produces MSSLFLSILLITLSCTKAITANHNVPIEGDVAQRRTYIIRVRPPENLTITRSEDLTNWYKSFLPLATTESADFQFIYTYSEAIIGFAANLTEDEVRYVEQNDNFLKAYPDRLLPLSTTHTPDFLGLQINNGLWRMSNMGKGVIIGMVDTGIVHNHPSFNDDGLPPPPSKWKGACDSKEIGCNNKVIGAIQLLGGRRTESSVGDTTGHGTHAAGTAAGNFVKNVSILGNANYTAAGMAPYAHLAIYQVCDYRVCSSVDILAGMDAAIKDGVDVLYVGFQSSSFPFDADEIAVGAFSATEKGVLVIDPSGNSGPTSSTLGTQDPWTLTVGASTMDRNFKSTVKLGNGQVLEGEALSQPAHFPSTMIPLVYPTSAGADDTDDDNCNNNNLWKAEVNGKMVACVRNRWSVKTSFKIAAAGGAAMLVLNTEADGYTTLPKRHYLPASHVSYIDGSKIKSYINSTDKPTASISFDGMRLGTSPAPAVASFSSRGPSAHSQSPGYLKPDIIGPGVTVLAAWPGGFEWSTKNDTYTNFNAIYGTSIAAAHLSGIAALIKAAHPDWSPAAIKSAIMTASDITDNTGNRILDETLHPASFFAMGAGHVNPTKASEPGLVYDLVVEDYIAFLCGLGYEDDRVETITHRKVTCSKVKKITEAELNYPSVVADGKLGKLTVNRTVTNVEEGHSTYNIEIDMPKGVSVNVSPATLEFSAIKEKKSFTISLSWSPNETTHAEGNFMWVSKKRVVRSPIVIYQKSQ; encoded by the coding sequence ATGTCGTCCTTGTTCCTTTCTATTCTCTTAATAACCCTTTCTTGCACTAAGGCCATCACTGCCAACCATAACGTTCCGATTGAAGGAGACGTCGCACAACGGCGCACGTACATTATTCGCGTTCGCCCACCTGAGAACTTAACCATTACCCGCTCGGAGGATCTGACGAACTGGTACAAATCATTCCTACCGCTGGCTACTACGGAGTCGGCAGATTTTCAGTTCATCTACACTTACAGCGAGGCCATCATTGGCTTTGCCGCGAATCTTACGGAGGATGAAGTCAGGTACGTGGAGCAGAATGACAACTTTCTAAAGGCCTATCCTGACCGCCTGCTGCCTCTCTCGACTACGCACACTCCCGACTTCCTGGGGCTGCAAATCAACAACGGGCTCTGGAGAATGTCCAACATGGGCAAAGGGGTCATCATCGGAATGGTCGATACGGGTATAGTGCATAATCATCCGTCGTTCAACGACGACGGACTGCCTCCTCCGCCTTCTAAATGGAAGGGGGCTTGTGACTCCAAGGAAATTGGGTGCAACAACAAAGTCATAGGGGCGATACAACTTCTTGGCGGTCGTCGAACAGAGAGCAGCGTCGGTGACACAACTGGGCACGGAACTCACGCCGCCGGCACGGCTGCAGGGAACTTCGTCAAGAATGTCAGCATACTTGGGAACGCCAACTACACTGCTGCTGGCATGGCACCGTACGCCCATCTGGCAATCTACCAAGTTTGCGACTATAGAGTATGCTCCAGCGTGGACATCCTAGCCGGGATGGATGCAGCTATCAAGGATGGAGTCGATGTGTTGTATGTGGGATTCCAGTCCAGTTCCTTCCCTTTTGATGCAGATGAGATCGCCGTTGGCGCCTTCAGTGCAACCGAGAAGGGAGTCCTTGTAATTGACCCTTCAGGTAACTCCGGCCCAACAAGTAGCACGCTCGGTACCCAGGACCCGTGGACCCTGACAGTAGGAGCAAGCACAATGGATCGAAATTTTAAATCAACTGTGAAGCTTGGTAATGGACAAGTACTCGAAGGTGAAGCACTCAGTCAACCTGCCCACTTCCCGTCCACCATGATTCCTCTTGTGTACCCAACAAGCGCAGGAGCTGATGATACCGATGATGATAACTGTAACAACAACAATCTCTGGAAAGCTGAAGTGAACGGAAAGATGGTTGCGTGCGTTAGAAATCGGTGGAGTGTCAAAACGAGCTTCAAAATCGCCGCGGCAGGCGGTGCTGCAATGCTCGTCTTGAACACGGAGGCAGACGGATACACCACCTTGCCCAAACGTCACTATCTCCCTGCGTCTCATGTAAGCTACATTGATGGATCCAAGATAAAGTCGTACATCAACTCAACGGACAAACCGACCGCCTCAATTTCCTTCGACGGCATGCGCCTCGGAACTTCTCCGGCTCCCGCTGTCGCCTCCTTCTCTTCTAGAGGGCCCAGTGCTCACAGTCAAAGCCCTGGCTATTTGAAGCCTGATATCATCGGCCCTGGAGTGACTGTTCTCGCAGCATGGCCTGGCGGATTCGAATGGTCCACCAAAAATGATACTTACACAAATTTTAACGCCATATATGGAACTTCAATAGCCGCTGCACATCTAAGCGGCATTGCGGCACTGATTAAAGCCGCACATCCAGACTGGTCACCAGCAGCAATCAAGTCGGCAATCATGACAGCATCAGATATAACAGACAACACGGGCAATCGAATTTTGGATGAAACTCTACATCCTGCAAGCTTCTTCGCCATGGGTGCTGGGCACGTAAATCCTACGAAAGCGTCTGAGCCCGGTCTAGTTTATGATCTAGTTGTCGAGGATTACATAGCTTTCCTTTGTGGGTTGGGTTATGAAGATGATAGAGTTGAAACGATTACTCATCGGAAGGTCACTTGTTCGAAGGTAAAGAAAATCACGGAGGCTGAGCTAAACTACCCATCTGTTGTCGCCGATGGAAAGTTAGGGAAACTTACAGTGAATCGGACGGTAACGAATGTGGAAGAGGGACACTCGACGTACAACATCGAGATCGATATGCCAAAGGGTGTATCAGTAAATGTGTCGCCAGCGACGTTGGAGTTCTCAGCgataaaggagaagaagagtttCACGATAAGCTTGAGTTGGTCGCCTAATGAGACCACTCATGCTGAGGGAAACTTCATGTGGGTGTCAAAGAAGCGTGTTGTGAGGAGTCCTATTGTTATCTACCAGAAGAGTCAGTAA